The following proteins come from a genomic window of Bubalus kerabau isolate K-KA32 ecotype Philippines breed swamp buffalo chromosome 20, PCC_UOA_SB_1v2, whole genome shotgun sequence:
- the MON1A gene encoding vacuolar fusion protein MON1 homolog A, translating into MAADMQRKRSSEGPDGTLAPSDGQSVERAESPTPGLAQGMEPGAGQEGAMFVHARSYEDLTESEDGAASGESPKEGAGGPPPLATDMRQISQDFSELSTQLTGVARDLQEEMLPGSSEDWPESPGAARRPATEPPRDGTGEGDEEEAAEAWRRHQKHVFVLSEAGKPVYSRYGSEEALSSTMGVMVALVSFLEADKNAIRSIHADGYKVVFVRRSPLVLVAVARTRQSAQELAQELLYIYYQILSLLTGAQLSHIFQQKQNYDLRRLLSGSERITDNLLQLMARDPSFLMGAARCLPLAAAVRDVVSASLQQARARSLVFSILLARNQLVALVRRKDQFLHPIDLHLLFNLISSSSSFREGEAWTPVCLPKFNAAGFFHAHISYLEPDTDLCLLLVSTDREDFFAVSDCRRRFQERLRKRGAHLALREALRTPYYSVAQVGVPDLRHFLYKSKSSGLFTSPEIEAPYDSEEEQERLLGLYQYLHSRAHNASRPLKTIYYTGPNENLLAWVTGAFELYMCYSPLGTKASAVSAIHKLMRWIRKEEDRLFILTPLTY; encoded by the exons ATGGCCGCTGACATGCAGAGGAAGAGAAGCAGCGAAGGCCCCGATGGCACGTTGGCGCCTTCCGATGGGCAGAGTGTGGAGAGAGCAGAGAGCCCCACACCAGGACTGGCCCAGGGGATGGAGCCAG GTGCCGGACAGGAGGGCGCCATGTTCGTCCACGCCCGTTCCTACGAGGACCTGACTGAATCAGAGGATGGGGCGGCTTCTGGGGAGAGCCCCAAGGAGGGTGCTGGGGGTCCCCCACCTCTGGCTACAGACATGCGTCAGATCAGCCAGGACTTCAGTGAGTTGAGCACCCAGCTGACAGGTGTTGCCCGAGACCTGCAGGAGGAGATGCTTCCAGGAAGCTCTGAGGACTGGCCAGAGTCCCCAGGGGCAGCCAGACGACCAGCCACAGAGCCCCCAAGGGATGGCACTGGCGAAGGGGATGAGGAAGAGGCTGCTGAGGCCTGGCGACGGCACCAGAAGCATGTCTTTGTGCTGAGCGAGGCGGGGAAGCCTGTGTACTCACGCTACGGGTCCGAGGAGGCACTTTCCAGCACCATGGGTGTCATGGTGGCCCTGGTGTCCTTCCTAGAGGCTGACAAGAATGCCATCCGTTCCATCCATGCAG ATGGCTACAAGGTAGTGTTCGTGCGCCGGAGCCCACTGGTGCTGGTGGCGGTGGCCCGAACGCGGCAGTCAGCGCAGGAACTGGCTCAGGAGTTGCTCTACATCTACTACCAGATCCTAAGCCTGCTTACGGGCGCGCAGCTGAGCCACATCTTCCAGCAGAAGCAGAACTATGACCTGCGGCGCCTGCTCTCGGGCTCGGAGCGCATCACGGACAACCTACTGCAGCTCATGGCGCGAGACCCCAGTTTCCTGATGGGGGCGGCGCGCTGCCTGCCCCTGGCGGCGGCGGTGCGGGACGTGGTAAGTGCCAGCCTGCAGCAGGCGCGCGCCCGCAGCCTGGTCTTCTCCATCCTGCTGGCGCGCAACCAGCTCGTGGCCCTCGTGCGCCGCAAGGACCAATTCCTGCATCCCATCGACCTGCACCTGCTCTTCAACCTCATAAGTTCCTCCTCGTCCTTCCGCGAGGGCGAGGCCTGGACGCCAGTGTGCCTGCCCAAATTCAACGCAGCCGGCTTCTTCCACGCACACATCTCTTACCTGGAGCCTGACACGGATCTCTGCCTGCTGCTCGTCTCCACCGACCGCGAGGACTTCTTTGCCGTCTCTGACTGCCGCCGCCGCTTTCAGGAGCGCCTGCGGAAGCGCGGCGCGCACCTGGCGCTCCGGGAGGCACTGCGCACGCCCTACTACAGTGTTGCCCAGGTGGGCGTCCCCGACCTGCGCCACTTCCTGTATAAGTCAAAGAGCTCAGGACTCTTCACCAG CCCTGAGATTGAGGCCCCTTACGACAGTGAAGAGGAGCAGGAGCGGCTGCTGGGCCTCTACCAGTACCTGCATAGCCGCGCCCACAATGCCTCCCGCCCCCTGAAGACGATCTATTACACCGGCCCCAACGAGAACCTCCTGGCCTGG gtgacGGGCGCCTTTGAGCTCTACATGTGCTACAGCCCACTGGGGACCAAGGCGTCGGCCGTCAGTGCCATCCATAAACTGATGCGCTGGATCCGCAAAGAGGAAGACCGCCTCTTCATCCTCACGCCCCTCACGTACTGA